The genomic window agtgtagcattgggagcagcctctgatgctttactgtcttgccgacttgcttcctagaatgaagacgcatcgagtggggtgatccacagagagtagctgaaaccttcaaagtgtcaggccagcagcaggacattagcacttcaggggatgggtgggtgtggcagtgacatcacaaaggccttttgcagtgtagtagttccggggtggggctcgtcccttcctggggtacctgggagccaggccgccccgctacaaagcgaataacagttagggcccagacctttgggtaggggctgagcacacaattagcagttcggcgctcaggcctttgtgcagggactgagcacacaatcaacagttcagagctcaggcctttgtgcagggactgagcacacaatcaacagttcagagctcaggcccttatgcagggactgagcacacaatcaacagttcagagctcaggcccttatgcagggactgagcacacaatcaacagctccggccctgggtcagggcggggaacaaaccagtagtcagtcagcggcccaggccttgtagcaggagctgggtcagtttgggttagcccaggccctaggtcagggcggggcagcaaaccaatcgtcagtcagaggcccaggccccttggacaaggaggaggagagactgccacccagcacggggtggcaggggggaacacaggcccacccactccactgtgttccagcccggggccctatccgcagcagtccgtctgccgcgcagtcagtggggatcctgaccgcaacacactgacatgggttcggggtctgctatccccgggccacttcccatctcctcctccatgggtacctgttcctcctgagttccgtctgctgggtcgcagatcatgggctcctccgggccccgagcagcaggtaggtctgtcactccctctgggcccttggcgggggaagctcagaccgttcctcaggataccgggctctcggcaggctcaggtccgcgggagctcgggcaccagcgtctgtcctctctcgctgccggccagctactgagcgctgtggcttggcctttatacttcctgtcccgccccttgacttccggggggtggggacaggccgcggtggccttgacttcctggggcgcctgggagccaggccgccccgctacatgcagtatctcagcgtattggtcaaaggtgttagggaggtggtgacctcagagagagatgctgacatcagtcaggggcgcagggccagggaaacctcagagacccctgtggctttgctttagcaagtctccttctcgaggtctctctttgaggactgagagagtattagggttcacgtatgtgagtgagagcaggagcctctttcgagttttctccttcccttttactgattttactagaaaacagacgtccctgtttagaaggtaagagcctccaagaggtttttgaacctgctcagtctgatccacctggtgcttcttttgtcctttctcctgttcccctcccaccaccaggagtggtgtgtgtgtgtgtgtgtgtgtgtgtgtgtgtgtgtgtgtgtgtgttgttggggatgatcttcacctcctcttgtgggaagttcatccaaaactgtggggttgaaatagtgcttggactccacagacactagatgctgccatcctgtggcttagcgttagtgtctcggatgacttgggcaagatctcaacctccccgcaacccacttcactgctgccagaatccctcctgcccccactgctagacccgcctcccagcccaaccatggtgggggtctagaagaggatTCTGATGACTTaatctgtggtttggaggtggaacagctgtcaaggacactgagggggaggtagcaggagctcaccctagaaggagggggattggcactggaggttactagaaaggacaagaagactccattctgggattcaggaggtgaattcatccctcagtgttgggcaggtgctgagtggaaatactgctggttccaggtgcccttaattccccctgattcctcggggcgtttgagtctgactggttctcattcccttgcagcaggagggtgtcacggccaaagtgaggcaccagctccgcatcatccatcacttgcgccaggtgcctgagacactgcaggggttgtgcctctgaggcgttcagcaactcccgctccctgttgcaggtactgctctggctcactgtaaatggggagctagtggaaggggaaatggagccccctggcactcagtgaaagggaaagtggtggattctccatctcttgaagtcattgaatgaaactagatgcctttctggaatgtttgtgcccaaaaagtaactattgtcctatacaggaagcctatgatatgcagggggttagatgagatgctctaaaggtctcttctggccataaagtgtattaattttggaaacactgagtgtagcattgggagcagcctctaatgttttaccgtctaaccggcttgcttcctaaaatgaagacgcattgagtggggtgatccacagagagtagctcaaaccttcaaaatgtcaggccagcagcaggatattagcacttcaggggatgggtgggtgtggcagtgacatcacaaaggccttttgcaggagctcagcctattggtcaaagttgttagggaggtggtgacctcagagagagatgctcacatcagccaggcaaaacaggggcgcagggccagggaaacctcagagacccctgtggctttgcttcagcaagtctccttctcgagctctctttgaggactgagagagaattagggttcacatatgtgagtgtgagcaggagcctctttcaagttttctcctttccttttacccattttactagaaaacagaagtccctgttaggaaagtaagtgcctcggagaggtttgtaacctgttcagtctgatccacctggtgccatctgaattctaggcatggaaaacactagtttaaggtggcagaattttattccctccctgggattttgtcccgtagaatgactggggatattaggaaaacaacaaggagtctggtggcaccttaaagactaacagatttatttgggcataagctttcgtgagtaaaaacctcacttcttcggatgcatagagtgaaagttacagatgcaggcattatatactgacacatggagagcagggagttacttcacaagtggagaaccagtgttgacagggccaattcaaaaatcagggtggatgtagtccactcccaataatagatgaggaggtgtcaattcctggagaggaaaagctgcttctgtagtgagccagccactcccagtccctattcaagcccagattaatggtgttgaatttgcaaatgaattttagttctgctgtttctctttgaagtctgtttctgaagtttgttttgttcaatgatagtgacttttaaatctgtaatagaatgaccagggagattgaagtgttcacatactggcttatgtatgttaccattcctgatgtccgacatggggacattagggtttgtccttttccttttaccttttcctccatccctccttcctttctcttcatctcttacttcttttgtcctttctcttgttcccctcacaccaccaggagtggtgtgtgtgtgtgtgtgtggtgctgatggttctcttctcctccccttgtggggagttgatccaaaactgtggggttgaaatagtgcttggaccccactgacagtagatgctgccattgtgtgacttagcattagtgtctgggatgacttgggtcaagatctcaacctccctgcaacccacttcactgctgtcagaatccctcctgcacaccctgttagagccgcctcccagcccaacctgtgtcggggtggagaagagggttctgatgacttgagctgtggtttggaggtggaatatctgtgaagggcactgagcaggaggtagcaggagctcaccctacaaggaggggggttggctctggaggtttctagaaaggacaagaagactccattttggggttcaggaggtgaattcatctctcattgatgggcaggtgctgggtggaaatactgctggttccaggttcccttaattccccctgattcctcggggcgtttgagtctctgacaggttctcgttcccttgcagcaggaggacgtcacggccaaaatgatgcaccagctccgcatcatcctgcacttacgccacgtgcctgagacactgcaggggctgcgcctctgaggccttcaggaactcccgctccctgctgcaggtactgctctggctcactgtaaatggggagctagtggaaggggaaatggagccccctggcactcactaaaagggaaagtgatggattctccatctcttaatgtcatttaatttagactagatacctttctggaatgtttgtacccaaaaagtaactattgtactatacaggaagcccatgatatgcaggggcttagattagatgctctaaaggtctcttctggccataaagtgtagtaattttggaaacacggagtgtagcattgggagcagcctctgatgttttattgtctagccggcttgcttcctagaacgaagacccattgagtggggtgattcacacagagtagctcaaaccttcaaagtgtcaggccagcaggaggacattagcacttcagggtttggttgggtgtggcagtgacatcacaaaggccttttgcaggacgtcagcttattggtcaaatgtgttagggaggtggtgacctcagagagagatgctgacatcagagagagatgctgacatgagggccagggaaacctcagagacccctctggctttgcttcagcaagtctcctccttgaggtctctctttgaggaaagtaagtgcctcggagaggtttgtatcctgttcagtctgatccacctggtgccagctgaattctaggcatggaaaacactagttcaaggtggcagaattttattccctccctgtgattttgtcccgtagaatcactggggacattagtgtttgtccttttcgttttaccttttcctccctccctccttcctttctcttcatctcttacttcttttgtcctttctcctgttcccctcccaccaccgggagtggtttgtgtgtgtgtgtatgtttgtgtgttgctgggggtgctcttcacctccctttgtggggagttcatccaaacctgtgtggttgaaatagtgcttggactccactgacactagatgctgccatcgtgtggattagcattggtgtctgggatgacttggggcaagatctcaacctccccggaacccacttcactgctggcagaatccctcctgccacccctgctagagccacctccctggccaacctgggtgggggtggagaagagggttctgataacttgagctgtggtttggtggtggaacatctgtcaagggtactgagagggaggtagcagcagctcacccttcaaggaggggatttggcactggaggttactagaaaggacaagaagactccattctggggttcaggaggtgaattcatccctcagcggtgggcaggtgctgagtggaaatactgctggttcccggtgcccttaattccccctgattcctcggggcatttgagtctctgacaggttctcgttcccttgcaggaggaggacgtcacggccaaagggatgcaccagctccgcatcatccggcacttacgccatgtgcctgagacactgcaggggctgttcctctgaggccttagcaactccctctccctggtgcaggtactgctctggctcactgtaaatggggagctagtggaaggggaaatggagccccctggcactcactaaaagggaaagtggtggattctccatctcttgatgtcattgaagtaAGACTAGAtggctttctgcaatgtgtgtgcccaaaaagtaactattgtactatacagcaagcctatagtatgcaaggggttagatgagatgctctaaaggtctcttctggtcataaagtcccctaattttggaaacactgagggtacgtctacactacgaaattagttcgaatttatagaagccggttttattgaaatcggttgtatacagccgattgtgtgtgtccacacaataaaatgctctaggtgctctagtcggcggaccgcgtccacagtacaaggctagcgtcgacttccagagcattgcactatgggtagctatcccacagctatcccacagttcccgcagtctccgccgcccctttgaattctgggttgagatcccaatgcccggatgatgcaaaacagtgtcgcgggcggttctgggtacatgtcgtcaggcccctccctcccccgtcacagcaacggcagacaatagattcgcgcctctttacctgggttacctgggttacctgtgcagacaacatggagcccgctcagctcagctcaccgtcaccatatgtcctctgggtgtcggcagacgtgggactgcattgctacacagcagcagctgctaactgccttttggcggtagacggtgcagtagactggtagccttcatcggcgatctgggtgctggcagccgtggggcttgccttttggcagtaaatggtgtattacgactattagccgtcctattacaagtcgggtcatcgcacgttagcagagtcttccctgagcagccgattgtgcaataggcctgaagaccatcgtcatacgccgccccgtatttgctgccaagcacccagaaagatgccgagggctatcagtcatgctgcaccgtcgtcttaagatgtaaaaaatagatttgctctgtattcatttgcttccccctccctccgtcaaatcaacggcctgctaagcccagggttggggggaacattctgtgtgacagttgtttgtgtttctccctgatgcacagccaccgttcttgattttaattccctgtgcctgtacgccatgtcgtcactcggcccccctccctccttcccctagtccgtcagatactacgtttgcgccacagctcagagagccgagaagcggttcgcgccttttctttgaattctgggttgagattccaatgcccggatgatgcaaaacagtgtcgcgggcggttctgggtacatgtcgtcaggcccctcccccctcgtcacagcaacggcagacaatagattcgcgcctttttacctgggttacctgtgcagacaacataccacggcaagcatggagcccgctcagctcagctgagcccaccgtcaccatatgtcccctgggtgctggcagacgtgggactgcattgctacacagcagcagctgctaactgccttttggcggtagacggtgtagcatgagtgatagccatggggctggcagccgtagggctgcattgcaccagccccttgccaggcgatggtatattatgactggtacccatcgtcgtcgtactggtgtggctgtcaatcatggccacctgggcagacatgctactgtttcgatgatgatggctaccagtcgtaatatactattttctgccaattgcccagtattgtctgctaagcacccagaagaggccgagggcgatgctgggtgctggcggacgtggggctggcagacgtgggactgcattgctacacagcagcagcccatacccataccagtatgacgatgacggataccaatcataaaataccatcatctgccaaaaggcaaggggctgctgctgtgtagcaatgcagccccttgccttttggcagatgatggtattttatgattggtatccgtcatcgtcatactggtatgggtatggctgtcactcatgctgcaccgtcggctgccaccttaatatgtaaaaaatagatttgttctgtattcatatgcttccccttcctccgtgaaatcaatggcctgctaagcccagggttttcattttaatctttggggggaccattctgtgtgacagttgtttgtgtttctccctgttcctgtacctgtacgccatgtcgtcactcggccctccctccctcccgccctccctccttctcctggtccatcagatactactttcgtgccttttttctgaccaggcgccatagctagcactgggatcatggagcccgctcagatcaccgcggcaattatgagcactatgaacaccacgcgcattgtcctggagtatatgcagagccaggacatgccaaggcgaaacccggaccaggcgaggaggcgattgcagcgcggcgacgagagtgatgaggaaattgacatggacatagacctctcacaaggcacaggcaccagcaatgtggaaatcatggtgtcactggggcaggttgatgccgtggaacgccgattctgggcccgggaaacaagcacagactggtgggaccgcaccgtgctgcaggtatgggacgattcccagtggctgcgaaactttcgcatgcgtaagggcactttcatggaactttgtgacttgctgtcccctgccctgaaacgccaggataccaagatgagagcagccctcacagttgagaagcgagtggcgatagccctgtggaagcttgcaacgccagacagctaccggtcagtcgggaatcaatttggagtgggcaaatctacggtgggggctgctgtgatccaatttgccagggcaatgaaagacctggtgatagcaagggtagtgactctgggcaacgtgcagtcaatagtggatggttttgctgaaatgggattcccaaactgtggcggggctatagacggaacccatatccctatcttgtcaccggagcaccaagccaccgactacgtaaaccgcaaggggtacttttcaatgcttctgcaagccctggtggatcacaagggacgtttcaccaacatcaacgtgggatggccgggaaaggtacatgatgctcgcgtcttcaggaactctgctctgtttcgaaagctggaggaagggactttcttcccggaccagaaagtgaccattggggatgttgaaatgcctatcgtgatccttggggacccagcctaccccttaatgccatggctcatgaagccgtacacaggcagcctggacaggagtcaggacctgttcaactacaggctgagcaagtgccgaatggtggtggaatgtgcatttggacgtttaaaagcgcgctggcgcagcttactgactcgctcagacctcagcgaaaagaatatccccattgttattgctacttgctgtgcgctccacaatatctgtgagagtaagggggagacctttatggcggggtgggaggttgaggcaactcgcctggccgctgattacgcgcagccagacaccagggcggttagaggagcacagcagggcgcggtgcgcatcagagaagctttgaaaacgagttttgtgactggccaggctacggtgtgaaacttctgtttgtttctccttgatgaaccctccaaaccccccccccccgacccggttcactctacttccctgtaaaccaaccaccccaccccaccctcccctcccgcttgcagaggcaataaagtcatttttttttaacattcatgcattctttattagttccttacagaggtagggggataattgccaaggtagcctgggatgggtgggggaggagggatggaaaaggacacactgcattttaaaactttaactcttattgaaggccagccttctgatgcttgggcgatcatctggggtggagtgactgggtggacggaggcccccccaccgcgttcttgggcgtctgggtgaggaggctatggaacttggggaggagggctgttggttacacaggggctgtagcggcggtctctgctcctgctgcctttcctgcaactcaaccatacgctcgagcatatcagtttgatgctccagcagacggagcattgcctcttgccgtctgtctgcaagctgacgccacctattgtcttcagcccgccacttgctctgttcttcccgcgattcagcccgccacctctcctctcgttcatattgggcttttctcatctccgtcattgactgcctccacgcattttgctgtgctctatcagcctgggcggacatctggagctccgtgaacatctcgtccctcgtcctacgttttctctttctaatgttcacgagcctctgcgaaggagaaacatttgcagctggcggaggagaagggagaggtggttaaaaaagacacattttagagaacaatgggtacactctttcattacaaggtcgcatatttcggcttgcaggcagccatcgtaggccacagtgttttggcttttttaaccttcttaacatgcgggaaaggttgcaaacagcagcgcatttcccatatcaaggatgaattgggttgtccatttaaaatggggtttcaatgtaaaaggagggggctgtggtttcccggttaacatgcggcacaaacacaagtaaacccccccccccacacacacacacgattctctgggatgatcacttcacccctccccccaccgcgtggttaacagcggggaacatttctggtcagaagagcaggaacgggcgcctctgaatgtccccttaataaaatcaccccatttcaaccaggagagctttctggagatgtccctggaggatttccgctccatccccatacacgttaacagacttttccagtagatgtactggccgcgattgccagggcaaagtaatcattaaacacgcttgctttttttttgtaatgtttacaaatagttacaaagttacactcaccagaggtctcctgtgtgccctgagggtcttgggtgagttcgggggttactggttccaggtccagggtcacaaacatatcctggctgttggggaaaccggtttctccgcttccttgctgctgtgagctacctacagtacctccatcgtcatcttcctcgttccctgaaccgtcttccctgtgtgtttctccagtgagagagtcatagcacacggttggggtagtggtggctgcaccccctaggatcgcatgcagctccgcgtagtagcggcaagtttgcggctctgccccggaccttccgtttgct from Chrysemys picta bellii isolate R12L10 unplaced genomic scaffold, ASM1138683v2 scaf187, whole genome shotgun sequence includes these protein-coding regions:
- the LOC135978258 gene encoding uncharacterized protein LOC135978258, producing the protein MESSQDRKRAPAWTEREVRDLLAIWGDEAVITELRSSKRNGKVLEKISKAMKDRGHNRDTQQCRVKIKELRQAYHKAREANGRSGAEPQTCRYYAELHAILGGAATTTPTVCYDSLTGETHREDGSGNEEDDDGGTVGSSQQQGSGETGFPNSQDMFVTLDLEPVTPELTQDPQGTQETSAANVSPSQRLVNIRKRKRRTRDEMFTELQMSAQADRAQQNAWRQSMTEMRKAQYEREERWRAESREEQSKWRAEDNRWRQLADRRQEAMLRLLEHQTDMLERMVELQERQQEQRPPLQPLCNQQPSSPSSIASSPRRPRTRWGGLRPPSHSTPDDRPSIRRLAFNKS